CGCCCCCAGCGCGAGCGACAGGCGCTCCCACTGGAAGTTGCCCATGATCTGCGAGAAGCCCTGATGCTCCACGCCCAGCAGGTTCTCCGCGGGCACGCGGCAGTCCTCGAAGAAGAGCTCCGCCGTGTCGGACGCGCGCCAGCCCACCTTCTGGAGCTTGCGCCCCACGCTGAAGCCCGGCGTGCCCCGCTCCACCACCAGCATGGACAGGCCCTTGTGGCCGCGCGACGGGTCGGTCTTCACCGCCAGCACCACGAAGTCCGCCCGCACCCCGTTGGTGATGTACGTCTTGGAGCCGTTGACGACGTAGTGGTCGCCGTCGCGGCGGGCGGTGGTGCGCAGCCCCGCCACGTCCGAGCCGGCGTCCGGTTCGGTGATGCCCAGGGCGCCAATCTTCTCCCCCCGGATGGCGGGGGCCAGCCAGCGCTGCTTCTGGGCCTCCGTGCCGAACAGGTGCAGGGGGCCGGTGGCGATGGTGAACTGCCCGCCCAGCCCCGCGGCCACGCCTCCGGAGCCGCAGCGGCCCAGCTCCTCCAGGAGCACCGCCTCGTACAGCTCCCCGGCCGCCGTGCCCCCGTAGGCCTCCGGGTACTTCAGGCCCAGGAAGCCCAGCTCGCCAAAGCGGGTGAAGAGCTCCCGGGGGAACTCCTCCCGGGCCTCCCAGTCCGCCGCGAACGGGCGCAGCTCCTTGTCCACCACCGCCCGGACGGTGCGGCGGAAGGCTTCGTGCTCCTCCTGGAAGACGCCATGACCGTGCAACATCGTTTGCTCCCTCGCTTGTCAGGGCCTGACACCCCGCGCCGTATGGTACCGGGACGAGAAGCGGGGCTGGATGGTGTTGCTTCCTTGACCGGCTCCTGCCGGGCTGCGTATAACCCCGGCCCCAATCGCTGCGGCGCCATAGCCAAGTGGTAAGGCAAAGGTCTGCAAAACCTTCATTCCCCGGTTCGAATCCGGGTGGCGCCTCATAGACAAAAGGCCCGATGCGGAAGTCTCCGCATCGGGCCTTCTGCTTTTCCGGGGGTGCCTTCCCGGGTGGGGCCTAGCAGCCCAGCTCCACCGCGCCGATGTCCGGGGCCGCGCCGCAGAAGGGCTGGCCCTGGTCCATGCCCTTGTCCTGGGCGGCCACGGACGGGGCGAAGGTGTCCGACACCGTCACGTCACCGCCGTTGGAGGTGGTGTCGTTCGTGGCGGCCTTGAAGGCGTCCAGGGCCTGGAGCTGGCCGTTGGTCTTGAACTGCGCGCCGGCCGGATAGAGGTTGTTGCTCATCTTGAGGCCGGGGGCCTGGCCGCCCACGTCCATGCTGACGGGCGCGTCCACGATGTTGTTCTCCACGCGCAGCGACTCCGTGGGGCCGCCCGTGCCGTGGCCCAGGATGATGCCGGACCTGGCCCGCGTGATGGTGTTGTTCACCACCACGGTGCCCTTGGAGTTCTCCAGGCGGATGGCGGTGCCTTCGCCGCCGCCCGCGTCGGTGATGTCGTGCACGCGGTTGCGGCGCACGACGACGGACTGGGGCACGGGGCCCTCGTGGTTGCCGCCCACGGAGATGCCCTTGGCGGCGTCATACACCTCGTTGTCCTCCACCAGCACGTTGTTGGCGGAGTAGTGGATGACGAGCGCATCGCCCTTCGCCGTCTCCGACGGCTGGAACTTGTGCATCCGGTTGTTGCGGATGATGACGTCGTGGCACGTCT
This DNA window, taken from Corallococcus coralloides DSM 2259, encodes the following:
- a CDS encoding acyl-CoA dehydrogenase family protein: MLHGHGVFQEEHEAFRRTVRAVVDKELRPFAADWEAREEFPRELFTRFGELGFLGLKYPEAYGGTAAGELYEAVLLEELGRCGSGGVAAGLGGQFTIATGPLHLFGTEAQKQRWLAPAIRGEKIGALGITEPDAGSDVAGLRTTARRDGDHYVVNGSKTYITNGVRADFVVLAVKTDPSRGHKGLSMLVVERGTPGFSVGRKLQKVGWRASDTAELFFEDCRVPAENLLGVEHQGFSQIMGNFQWERLSLALGAVGAMDDMLETVLEHVKQRRAFNQTLAGFQVVRHKLADLHTARECARQLTYHALRLHVAGEYAVAQTSMAKKVATETCCRVADECLQLHGGAGYMMEYDIQRHWRDARLGPIGGGTSEVMNEIIAKQLGL